A region of Elusimicrobiota bacterium DNA encodes the following proteins:
- a CDS encoding SET domain-containing protein-lysine N-methyltransferase, whose translation MFAKGSGIHGNGLFARTDIPAGTRMVKYSGPRLSLEQGRRAAAEGNTFVFRVNRREAVDGSVKWNLGRHANHSCAPNAESENAGGEIWLRSLRPILKGEEITYDYGYSFRDDPAPCLCGASQCAGIIVASRHRVRLEKK comes from the coding sequence GTGTTCGCCAAAGGGTCGGGCATTCACGGGAACGGGCTTTTCGCCCGGACCGATATTCCCGCGGGGACCCGGATGGTGAAATACAGCGGGCCTCGGTTGTCGCTGGAGCAAGGGCGCCGAGCGGCGGCGGAAGGAAACACGTTTGTCTTTCGGGTGAACCGGCGGGAGGCCGTGGATGGGTCCGTGAAATGGAATCTGGGCCGACACGCCAACCATTCCTGCGCCCCGAACGCCGAAAGTGAAAATGCCGGAGGGGAGATTTGGCTGAGGTCGCTTCGCCCGATATTAAAGGGGGAAGAGATCACCTACGACTACGGCTATTCCTTTCGCGACGACCCGGCCCCCTGCCTTTGCGGGGCCTCCCAGTGCGCGGGGATCATCGTGGCCTCCCGTCACCGGGTCCGGCTAGAAAAAAAATAA